The following proteins are encoded in a genomic region of Sulfurimonas sp. HSL3-7:
- the peaB gene encoding quinohemoprotein amine dehydrogenase maturation protein produces the protein MSILNVKNYNLIRTNYHLMKVDEKEVLFHIPSSSVFELSGESSKVLRQLENEEDIDPGHVEILEEFRELDILGAKFFLKEEPTKIETFPAKALVLNVTSGCNLSCTYCYKEDLTSLKNSGDMTLEIAKDAIDLFFKESPYLPEYSITFFGGEPISNLPLIKEIISYANDFFGSKGLGIGYGMTTNATLLTDEIIHYLHDNKVDLTVSIDGPEALHNKTRVYEGGKGSYERVVKNLSSLLSIYQDRTVGARVTLTRGVTDIEAIWNHLRHDLNFKEVGFAPVTSGESDMFNLSDRDLSKVFDGFRVLADDYIAEAIKGNFNGFSNLHRTVTDIHEGRKKKLPCGAGVGLLSVSYKGDIDLCHRFTGSEYPSFGSVAKGLDKKALSTFLEKRANDKGTDCQTCRIRNLCAGGCYHESYIKYGTPEKSVLHYCDEMRDWIDLAIYAYVKIKAGNPEFFTKYFK, from the coding sequence ATGAGCATTTTGAATGTAAAGAATTACAATCTTATCAGAACGAATTACCATCTCATGAAAGTGGATGAAAAAGAGGTCCTGTTCCATATTCCGAGTTCGTCTGTTTTCGAACTCTCTGGAGAGAGTTCAAAGGTCTTAAGACAGCTCGAAAATGAGGAAGATATCGACCCGGGACATGTCGAGATACTTGAAGAGTTCAGAGAGTTGGACATTCTGGGTGCCAAGTTCTTCCTAAAAGAAGAACCGACAAAAATAGAGACGTTCCCGGCAAAAGCGCTGGTGCTGAATGTCACTTCGGGGTGTAACCTGAGTTGTACCTACTGTTACAAAGAGGATCTGACCTCGTTGAAGAACAGCGGTGATATGACACTCGAAATAGCCAAAGATGCGATCGACCTCTTTTTTAAAGAGTCCCCGTATCTACCGGAGTATTCGATCACCTTTTTCGGCGGTGAGCCTATCAGCAATCTGCCGCTGATCAAAGAGATCATCAGTTATGCCAACGACTTCTTTGGCAGTAAGGGACTCGGGATCGGGTACGGGATGACAACGAACGCCACCTTGCTGACAGATGAGATCATCCATTATCTGCACGACAATAAAGTGGACTTGACGGTCAGTATTGACGGACCCGAAGCGCTTCACAACAAGACGCGCGTCTATGAGGGCGGAAAAGGAAGTTATGAACGAGTCGTCAAAAACCTCTCATCCCTTCTTTCGATCTATCAAGACAGAACGGTCGGGGCAAGGGTAACGCTGACGAGAGGCGTGACGGACATCGAGGCCATCTGGAATCACCTCCGCCATGATCTGAACTTTAAAGAGGTTGGTTTTGCGCCGGTCACGTCCGGAGAGAGCGATATGTTCAACCTTTCCGATCGCGATCTTTCAAAGGTCTTTGATGGGTTCAGAGTTTTAGCGGACGATTATATTGCCGAAGCGATCAAAGGAAACTTCAACGGGTTCTCCAACCTGCACAGGACGGTGACCGACATCCATGAAGGCAGAAAGAAAAAGCTGCCTTGCGGTGCGGGCGTCGGTCTGCTGTCGGTCTCGTATAAAGGCGATATCGATCTCTGCCACCGTTTTACCGGTTCGGAGTATCCTTCTTTCGGAAGCGTTGCCAAGGGGCTCGATAAAAAAGCACTTTCGACCTTCCTCGAAAAGCGGGCGAACGACAAAGGGACCGACTGCCAGACCTGCCGCATCAGAAACCTCTGTGCGGGCGGCTGCTACCACGAGAGCTACATCAAGTACGGGACACCTGAAAAGTCTGTCCTTCATTACTGCGATGAGATGCGTGACTGGATCGATCTGGCGATCTATGCTTATGTCAAGATCAAGGCCGGAAACCCGGAATTTTTTACAAAATATTTTAAATAA
- the qhpC gene encoding quinohemoprotein amine dehydrogenase subunit gamma — MKHLKPITPKAELLEEAVESGTAKEVVAMSSIVGCVTTFDPGWEVDEDGGLASLCQPLQADLYGCSDPCWWPTQVPDTSSSYKKWADKSPSTKDDWRELDNVYPKK, encoded by the coding sequence ATGAAACATTTAAAACCAATAACACCAAAGGCAGAGCTTTTGGAAGAGGCTGTTGAAAGCGGTACCGCCAAAGAGGTCGTCGCGATGTCGAGTATCGTCGGCTGTGTCACAACGTTCGATCCGGGCTGGGAAGTCGATGAGGATGGAGGACTTGCGAGTCTCTGCCAGCCTCTGCAGGCAGACTTATACGGTTGTTCCGATCCGTGCTGGTGGCCGACACAGGTACCGGATACCTCGTCGAGCTACAAAAAGTGGGCTGACAAATCCCCGTCAACGAAAGACGACTGGCGGGAACTTGACAATGTGTATCCAAAAAAATAA
- the peaD gene encoding quinohemoprotein amine dehydrogenase subunit beta produces MLNKKITINIIGLVAMSMAFSGCAKTALTEKAPTADSGQDYLVTMTRPNNLVLVDLETNKVINECKIDESFSPGGVILAPDYKTAYIIGGFGEEIAGYEIDTCKKVFHTSLTQGDIKGQTLSGLAVSEDSKKVYVIYNRTKMGLDRYTVLDPMFSVYDVKDGLDAKEVKSFVIPRQMTEISTAYDGTVFGIGSALYEINPNTGDIKVVKKIVGWDRKGYSDADSAGNYLIGQQQGDFSTLYATLKYEDPDVPSEDGTWYWGITSVDLRTKEVTQVEFTEYETLMFTAIRSPNDSNILYGSLNDLSKFDIKNQKVLNRITLDHTYYSVVPSPDGSKLYVGGCLDDITVYDEATFEKLGKIHLSGDMGAAAMQIFHK; encoded by the coding sequence ATGCTAAACAAAAAAATTACTATAAACATAATAGGTCTTGTAGCTATGTCTATGGCGTTTTCAGGCTGTGCAAAAACGGCCTTGACTGAGAAAGCGCCAACGGCAGACTCGGGTCAGGATTATCTGGTCACAATGACGAGACCGAACAACCTTGTCCTGGTCGATCTTGAGACAAATAAAGTGATCAACGAGTGTAAAATCGACGAAAGCTTCTCTCCTGGAGGGGTTATACTCGCACCGGATTACAAGACGGCCTACATCATCGGCGGCTTCGGCGAAGAGATTGCCGGCTATGAGATCGACACCTGTAAAAAGGTCTTTCATACCTCTTTGACGCAGGGTGACATCAAGGGGCAGACTCTTTCAGGTCTTGCCGTCAGTGAAGACAGCAAGAAAGTCTATGTCATCTATAATAGAACAAAGATGGGACTGGACCGTTATACGGTTCTAGACCCGATGTTCTCTGTTTATGATGTCAAAGACGGGCTTGATGCAAAAGAGGTGAAGAGCTTCGTGATACCGAGACAGATGACGGAGATCAGTACAGCCTATGACGGTACGGTTTTCGGGATCGGTTCGGCCCTCTATGAGATCAACCCGAACACGGGCGATATCAAAGTCGTCAAAAAGATCGTCGGGTGGGACAGAAAAGGTTACAGCGACGCGGACTCTGCCGGGAATTACCTCATAGGACAGCAGCAGGGTGATTTCTCGACACTGTATGCGACCTTGAAGTATGAAGACCCGGATGTCCCTTCTGAAGATGGGACCTGGTACTGGGGTATTACAAGTGTGGACCTGAGAACAAAAGAGGTGACGCAGGTTGAGTTTACGGAGTATGAGACCTTGATGTTTACGGCGATCAGAAGTCCGAACGATTCGAACATTCTTTACGGTTCACTCAATGACTTGAGCAAGTTCGATATTAAAAATCAGAAGGTGCTCAACCGTATCACACTGGATCACACCTATTACAGTGTCGTTCCTTCGCCGGACGGCAGCAAATTGTATGTGGGCGGTTGTTTGGATGACATTACCGTTTATGACGAAGCAACGTTCGAAAAACTGGGCAAGATCCACCTCTCCGGCGATATGGGTGCGGCAGCAATGCAGATCTTCCATAAATAA
- a CDS encoding ABC transporter ATP-binding protein, whose product MFSAMPPLIKNTILPLLKENRRGFFVIFLLSTLVSLSGALQPFIMQHIIDDALLSANLDQLFILVAVSFFLTIFAMFISSVNELFYTSTSMNVLFAFREKIFARLFLHNKQFMTRYHSADLMSRVQGDVSELQRFFTDSLFALFSTIISLVFISVIIYAYNIKLMILIIVFLPIEFFCLRPLYPHMHDSTKNVRESTSDISKFFIESFRYIPVLKNLGAKEGTIAKLGTIQNDYKEVVIKNKKLNLLFTQLPAFISLLGKTLIISYGGYLTINGELKLGELIAFLTYFGMILAPVNTILGIINNLPKVKVSLNRVMEILPNEEQPKRFRAERFDIAVEGLSFAYGDNVIFEGLNLCIAEKSKIAIIGRNGIGKSTFGDLLCGLQSCTQGTVSIGMQEIGKENFTNLHHYIVKLEQTPVIFDDTLRGNLLLAKPDASDEELIASLEQTGMLAWFESLQEGLETNIYEAGDNLSGGQKQRIALSRIILLKPKIIILDEFTSAIDRKDTEWFFENITGLFPEATIVAITHHLDMLRHFDTVYELDEQTFKEVKHG is encoded by the coding sequence ATGTTTTCTGCAATGCCGCCATTGATCAAAAATACGATCCTTCCGCTTCTGAAAGAGAACAGGAGAGGGTTTTTTGTCATCTTCCTGTTGTCGACGCTCGTCTCTTTGAGCGGCGCATTGCAGCCATTTATCATGCAGCACATCATCGACGATGCGCTGCTCTCGGCTAACCTGGATCAGCTCTTTATCCTGGTTGCCGTATCGTTTTTCCTGACCATCTTTGCTATGTTCATCAGCAGTGTCAACGAACTTTTTTACACTTCGACATCGATGAATGTGCTGTTTGCGTTCAGAGAGAAGATCTTCGCAAGACTCTTTCTGCACAACAAACAGTTTATGACCCGTTACCACTCGGCCGATCTTATGTCAAGGGTGCAGGGTGATGTCAGCGAACTGCAGCGTTTCTTTACGGACTCGCTCTTCGCGCTCTTCTCAACTATCATTAGTCTTGTGTTTATCTCGGTCATCATCTATGCGTATAACATAAAACTAATGATACTGATCATCGTCTTCCTGCCGATCGAGTTCTTCTGTCTAAGGCCGCTCTACCCGCATATGCATGACAGTACCAAGAATGTACGTGAAAGCACGTCGGACATCAGCAAGTTTTTTATAGAGAGTTTCCGCTACATCCCGGTGCTCAAAAACCTGGGGGCGAAAGAGGGGACCATCGCTAAACTGGGCACGATCCAAAACGACTATAAAGAGGTCGTTATAAAGAACAAGAAACTCAATCTGCTCTTTACGCAGCTGCCTGCTTTCATCTCGTTGCTGGGCAAAACCCTTATTATCTCATACGGCGGCTACCTGACCATCAACGGGGAGCTTAAACTGGGTGAGCTGATCGCGTTTTTGACCTATTTCGGCATGATCCTGGCCCCGGTCAATACGATACTGGGGATCATCAACAACCTGCCCAAAGTCAAAGTCAGTCTGAACAGGGTAATGGAGATCCTGCCGAACGAGGAGCAGCCCAAAAGATTCCGCGCTGAGCGTTTCGATATTGCCGTAGAGGGACTCTCCTTCGCCTACGGGGACAATGTTATCTTCGAGGGTTTGAACCTCTGCATCGCAGAGAAGAGCAAAATAGCGATCATCGGCAGGAACGGCATCGGTAAAAGTACCTTTGGCGACCTGCTGTGCGGTCTGCAGTCATGTACTCAAGGAACCGTTTCGATCGGCATGCAAGAGATAGGCAAAGAGAACTTTACGAACCTGCACCATTACATCGTCAAACTGGAACAGACGCCGGTCATCTTCGACGACACGCTGCGCGGGAACCTGCTGCTGGCCAAACCGGACGCGAGTGACGAAGAGCTGATCGCCTCTCTGGAGCAGACCGGGATGCTGGCATGGTTCGAGAGCCTGCAAGAGGGGCTGGAGACCAATATCTACGAAGCAGGGGACAACCTCTCCGGCGGGCAGAAGCAACGGATCGCACTCTCAAGGATCATCCTGCTTAAACCAAAGATCATTATTCTCGACGAGTTTACCTCCGCGATCGACCGGAAAGATACCGAGTGGTTTTTTGAGAACATCACCGGGCTCTTTCCGGAGGCTACAATCGTTGCCATAACGCATCATCTCGACATGTTGCGCCATTTCGACACGGTCTATGAACTCGATGAGCAGACCTTCAAGGAGGTGAAACATGGCTGA
- a CDS encoding tryptophan 7-halogenase, translating to MSSEKSCLVLGAGIAGVTTAIGLKKLGFGVTLFYKRRPFTAYEGFSEKTKEGLLSSGCSRASRLLEIESVRNANWAEASEKVNYEYVVCRDDLDRALLEDAGSSGVVCVEATVVGGIDCSEARPKVGYKYNGRQFESAADFIVDARGRFTPFKEAYVCGPKSFSILQELEIEAMNEKRTSIDSTQDGWVWQAYVGGKRGYVQFTCDESTAASVNSFEDLLALLSGQNAELWSLKSAKPVKRIVKRDAYSKLHREIINEKMMLVGDAASSIDPLSGNGAFQAMSMSSIAPFVVNTILEGSADEKQTAIDFYKERVRLIFDKFSKVGRDFYRLEQRYESGFWQERQNWPSEVSAGVQTLPRIEKRAVVKVPNIHAQEVVITKSNPMGVCYYGDLEVVALARLCLENTPEQSWNYVDDFCRDRALPSATANSLKHWLVSQNIVSISH from the coding sequence ATGAGTAGTGAAAAGAGCTGTCTGGTCCTGGGTGCAGGCATCGCCGGTGTTACCACGGCGATCGGGCTGAAAAAGCTCGGTTTCGGGGTGACGCTTTTTTATAAAAGACGTCCTTTTACCGCTTATGAAGGTTTTTCGGAAAAGACGAAAGAGGGGCTGCTCTCAAGCGGCTGCAGCAGGGCTTCACGGCTGCTTGAAATCGAGTCGGTCCGAAATGCCAACTGGGCTGAAGCGTCTGAAAAAGTCAATTACGAATATGTCGTCTGCCGCGATGATCTCGACCGTGCGCTGCTCGAAGATGCCGGGTCCTCCGGCGTCGTCTGTGTGGAGGCGACGGTGGTCGGCGGCATCGACTGCAGTGAAGCGCGGCCGAAGGTCGGCTATAAGTACAACGGCCGCCAGTTCGAATCGGCGGCGGATTTTATCGTTGACGCGAGGGGAAGGTTTACCCCTTTCAAAGAGGCCTATGTCTGTGGACCGAAAAGCTTTTCCATTCTTCAGGAGCTCGAGATAGAAGCGATGAATGAAAAACGGACCTCAATTGACTCAACGCAGGACGGCTGGGTGTGGCAGGCCTATGTCGGCGGTAAACGGGGGTATGTACAGTTTACCTGCGACGAAAGCACGGCGGCGTCAGTCAACAGTTTTGAGGACCTTTTGGCACTGCTGAGCGGACAGAACGCGGAGCTGTGGAGTCTGAAGAGTGCGAAACCGGTGAAACGGATCGTTAAAAGGGATGCCTACAGCAAGCTGCACAGAGAGATCATTAATGAGAAGATGATGCTGGTGGGTGATGCGGCGTCCAGCATTGACCCGCTCTCAGGAAACGGTGCCTTTCAGGCGATGAGTATGTCGAGTATCGCCCCTTTCGTTGTCAACACGATTTTAGAGGGCAGTGCCGATGAAAAGCAGACTGCGATCGATTTTTACAAAGAGCGGGTCCGTTTGATCTTTGACAAGTTCTCGAAGGTGGGAAGGGATTTTTACAGACTCGAACAACGCTATGAGAGCGGTTTCTGGCAGGAACGTCAGAACTGGCCTTCGGAAGTATCTGCAGGTGTGCAGACCCTTCCGCGCATTGAAAAAAGAGCCGTTGTGAAAGTACCGAATATCCATGCTCAGGAGGTCGTTATTACGAAAAGCAACCCGATGGGTGTCTGTTACTACGGCGATCTCGAAGTGGTAGCTCTCGCAAGGCTGTGTCTTGAAAATACGCCTGAACAGTCGTGGAACTATGTGGATGATTTTTGCAGGGACCGGGCGCTACCTTCTGCAACAGCCAATTCCCTGAAACATTGGCTTGTATCACAGAACATAGTAAGTATCAGTCATTGA
- a CDS encoding GGDEF domain-containing protein, whose product MTDKQIDSYHHFHPNHFQNKRVEEEFNTWLASLNRLQISAVSFLTGTLYVIYSLLDHYVAPPQMVPMMTTIHLYLIAPVLFLISLLSFSKKLPELAVTLLLLAPIGASVGNLVIVANVDNPATYLTELYLILFWTFTVSGLRLMQATLSAFSTFTVVFITTFFLFPLPQELFIMHFFWMFSAFSFGLLGAYLLERSNKRVFLNHDQLERLAVTDKLTELFNRTRLDEILQNELDRSQRFGHAFGIVVLDIDHFKNVNDNYGHQVGDAVLVSIAELIKEHLRSTDKAVRWGGEEFIIIYLETNTDELLTLAEELRQKIENHTFEKVGDVTASFGVTLYNNGDTIASIIKRADSALYAAKEKGRNRIEFI is encoded by the coding sequence ATGACAGACAAACAAATAGACTCATATCATCATTTCCATCCCAATCACTTTCAAAACAAAAGAGTCGAAGAAGAGTTCAATACGTGGCTCGCCTCGTTAAACCGTCTACAGATCTCTGCTGTAAGTTTTCTTACCGGAACCCTGTATGTGATATATTCTCTGCTGGACCATTATGTCGCGCCCCCGCAAATGGTACCGATGATGACAACGATCCATTTATATCTTATCGCGCCTGTCCTGTTTTTAATAAGTCTGCTTTCCTTTTCAAAAAAACTTCCCGAGTTAGCGGTCACTTTGCTGCTCCTGGCACCTATTGGTGCGTCTGTCGGGAACCTGGTTATCGTTGCGAATGTAGACAATCCTGCCACCTACCTGACTGAGCTCTATCTTATACTGTTCTGGACATTCACCGTCTCCGGACTGCGGCTGATGCAGGCAACACTCAGCGCATTCTCAACATTCACGGTCGTCTTTATTACGACCTTTTTCCTCTTCCCGCTTCCGCAAGAACTTTTCATCATGCATTTTTTCTGGATGTTTTCGGCATTCTCGTTCGGTCTTTTGGGCGCCTACCTTCTGGAAAGATCCAATAAACGTGTTTTTCTTAACCACGATCAGCTCGAACGCTTAGCGGTGACCGATAAATTGACAGAGCTGTTCAACCGCACCAGGCTCGACGAGATCCTGCAAAACGAACTGGACCGGAGCCAGCGTTTCGGGCATGCCTTCGGGATAGTCGTTTTGGACATAGACCACTTCAAGAACGTCAACGACAACTACGGGCATCAGGTGGGCGATGCCGTTCTCGTGAGTATAGCGGAGCTGATCAAAGAGCATCTTCGTTCGACTGACAAAGCCGTGCGCTGGGGCGGCGAAGAATTTATTATCATCTACCTGGAAACGAATACCGATGAGCTCCTGACATTGGCGGAAGAACTCCGCCAGAAAATCGAAAACCATACTTTTGAAAAGGTCGGAGACGTAACAGCAAGCTTCGGTGTGACGCTCTATAACAACGGCGACACCATCGCATCGATCATCAAAAGAGCGGACAGTGCGCTCTACGCAGCAAAAGAAAAGGGCAGAAACCGCATCGAATTCATATGA
- a CDS encoding VF530 family protein — protein MSEEHKNNPLHGITLKAMLESLVEHYGWKELSNYIEIRCFYNDPSINSSLKFLRKTPWARKKVEDLYIDMIKSRSK, from the coding sequence ATGAGCGAAGAACACAAGAACAACCCGTTGCACGGCATCACCCTCAAAGCCATGCTTGAAAGCCTGGTTGAGCACTACGGATGGAAAGAGCTTTCCAACTATATTGAGATACGCTGTTTCTACAATGATCCTTCCATCAACTCAAGCCTCAAATTTCTGCGAAAGACACCCTGGGCGAGAAAGAAGGTCGAGGATCTTTACATCGACATGATCAAGAGCCGTTCAAAATAG
- a CDS encoding dicarboxylate/amino acid:cation symporter — translation MINKIKKYATTNTLVLFGILFGALFGLFFPELALQQKIIGSAFIAFLKMLVVPLVFASIYVAILGLGSLEHLKNIGLRTIFFYLLTTALAVFLAIAAMNIFAIGEPVSSAGLSFEKAATIAPFSFPAMILSFIPTNIFASLSNGAMMQIIVFAILFGVASLYLKPSQQAPMLNFFTSVSEAMLKMAEWVILMTPIGVFSLISYVIADQGIDVVLDLWQYILVVVGVLLVHGIISLPAVLAYFGRVNPYRYLSDVREAPVMAFSTASSAATLPVSLRVVEEMGDVDAKTASFVLPLGATVSMDGTAAYLTVAVLYIANLAGVSLGLGDQLLLGITVVALSVGVAALPSASLVMMVVILNQIGLPVEYIALIVAVDRILDMCRTSLNVTSDLVVTKVVDQYEKRGLKV, via the coding sequence TTGATAAATAAAATCAAGAAATACGCCACCACGAACACTTTGGTCCTCTTCGGTATTCTTTTCGGGGCACTTTTCGGTCTCTTCTTTCCGGAACTCGCCCTGCAGCAGAAGATCATCGGTTCGGCCTTTATCGCCTTTTTGAAGATGCTGGTGGTGCCGCTTGTCTTTGCCAGTATCTACGTGGCCATACTGGGGCTGGGTTCGCTCGAACACCTTAAAAACATCGGGCTGCGGACGATCTTCTTTTATCTCCTGACAACGGCTCTGGCTGTCTTTCTGGCGATCGCCGCTATGAATATCTTCGCGATCGGCGAGCCGGTCAGCAGTGCGGGCCTCAGCTTCGAGAAGGCGGCGACGATCGCGCCGTTCTCTTTTCCGGCTATGATACTCAGTTTCATCCCGACCAATATCTTCGCCTCGCTGAGCAACGGTGCGATGATGCAGATCATCGTCTTCGCCATCCTTTTCGGCGTGGCTTCACTCTATCTTAAGCCTTCCCAGCAGGCGCCGATGCTGAACTTCTTTACCTCAGTCAGCGAAGCGATGCTCAAGATGGCGGAGTGGGTCATCCTGATGACCCCGATCGGTGTCTTCAGTCTCATCTCCTATGTCATCGCGGATCAGGGGATCGATGTGGTACTTGACCTCTGGCAATATATTTTGGTCGTTGTCGGTGTCCTGCTCGTACACGGCATCATCAGCCTGCCTGCCGTACTGGCCTATTTCGGCCGCGTCAACCCCTACCGTTACCTCTCCGACGTTCGCGAAGCGCCGGTCATGGCTTTCTCGACCGCTTCATCTGCGGCGACCCTGCCGGTCTCTTTGCGCGTGGTCGAAGAGATGGGCGATGTCGATGCAAAGACGGCCTCGTTTGTCCTGCCGCTTGGCGCGACCGTCTCCATGGACGGTACGGCCGCCTACCTGACCGTAGCCGTACTCTACATCGCCAACCTTGCCGGGGTTTCACTCGGTCTGGGCGATCAGCTTCTTCTGGGCATCACGGTCGTGGCGCTGAGCGTCGGTGTCGCCGCACTGCCGAGTGCCTCGCTGGTGATGATGGTGGTCATCCTGAACCAGATCGGGCTTCCGGTGGAGTACATCGCCCTGATCGTCGCGGTGGACCGCATTCTGGACATGTGCCGCACCTCGCTGAACGTCACCTCCGACCTTGTCGTTACCAAAGTGGTCGACCAGTATGAAAAACGGGGTCTGAAAGTCTAA
- a CDS encoding TIGR01621 family pseudouridine synthase, producing MQAIKLLYENDLFALVDKPAGMNFHSEEAAGLVVLTKKMLGLEELYPVHRLDKMTSGLVLFAKTKEAAQRFGTMFEERQVEKYYLAISLRKPKKKQGWIKGDMKSARRGDWMLLNTMQNPAVTQFHSKAMREGERGFLVKPHTGKTHQIRVALKSLGSPIAGDLRYARSEEAKKEERGYLHAYALRFVFDGEAYAFVSAPKEGERFLSEAFRDTLSQEWSRPWDLFRSAK from the coding sequence ATGCAAGCCATTAAACTGCTCTATGAAAACGATCTCTTTGCCCTTGTCGACAAACCGGCCGGTATGAACTTTCACAGTGAAGAGGCGGCGGGGCTGGTGGTGCTGACGAAAAAGATGCTGGGGCTGGAGGAACTCTATCCTGTCCACCGCCTCGACAAGATGACCTCGGGGCTGGTGCTCTTTGCCAAGACAAAAGAGGCGGCGCAGCGCTTCGGCACGATGTTTGAAGAGCGTCAGGTTGAGAAGTACTATCTGGCGATCTCGCTGCGCAAACCCAAGAAGAAACAGGGGTGGATCAAGGGGGACATGAAAAGCGCCCGTCGCGGTGACTGGATGCTTCTGAACACAATGCAGAATCCCGCCGTCACACAGTTCCACTCCAAGGCGATGCGCGAAGGCGAGCGCGGCTTTCTTGTCAAGCCGCATACCGGCAAGACCCACCAGATCAGGGTCGCGCTCAAGAGCCTGGGCTCGCCTATCGCCGGGGACCTCCGCTACGCCCGGAGCGAAGAGGCCAAAAAAGAGGAGAGGGGCTACCTGCATGCCTACGCACTACGGTTTGTTTTCGACGGCGAAGCCTATGCTTTTGTCTCCGCACCGAAAGAGGGTGAGCGCTTTTTAAGTGAAGCATTTCGTGATACACTTTCACAAGAGTGGTCCAGACCATGGGACCTTTTTAGGAGCGCAAAATGA
- a CDS encoding DMT family transporter, whose protein sequence is MQPKHFSYLLIFAMLLWGAGWPALKVLTYSLEWQVVSFWRFFLMIFAFFPVLYFLKKPLVLRAGMFKYIIPSAVLNVLFMIFAFIGVQKGFAGSGGVIITTLSPVLTFLLVSLVFKKHPPKMQIAGLVIGFVGGLIMLKVTALVSNLNGAEFYFLLCALDWAVLTLISQRSHALIHPVHYSFFIAIFASIIFFFIALPYEITAVKEQGIGFWSALLYLAIFGQTIATTIYFIASGKLGSAQASSYMFLVPLFALLTSYLLLGERVELHILVGGAVTLLGVYLINRSQRERR, encoded by the coding sequence ATGCAACCGAAACACTTTAGCTATCTCCTCATCTTTGCAATGCTGCTCTGGGGAGCGGGCTGGCCGGCACTGAAGGTTCTTACCTATTCCCTTGAGTGGCAGGTGGTCTCTTTCTGGCGCTTTTTCTTGATGATCTTTGCTTTTTTTCCTGTACTCTACTTTCTCAAAAAACCCCTTGTCCTTAGGGCCGGGATGTTCAAATACATCATTCCCAGTGCCGTCTTGAACGTCCTTTTTATGATCTTCGCTTTTATCGGTGTACAGAAAGGGTTTGCCGGAAGCGGCGGGGTCATCATTACCACCCTTTCGCCTGTTTTGACCTTTTTGCTGGTCTCACTGGTATTCAAAAAACATCCGCCCAAAATGCAAATTGCCGGTCTTGTTATCGGGTTTGTCGGCGGTCTTATCATGTTAAAAGTGACGGCACTTGTAAGTAATCTAAACGGTGCCGAATTCTACTTTTTGCTCTGCGCATTGGACTGGGCGGTTTTGACGCTGATATCGCAACGCTCGCACGCCCTTATCCACCCTGTCCATTACAGCTTTTTCATTGCCATCTTTGCCTCAATAATCTTCTTTTTTATCGCGCTGCCTTACGAGATAACGGCGGTCAAAGAACAGGGCATCGGTTTTTGGAGTGCCCTGCTCTATCTAGCCATCTTCGGACAGACCATCGCAACCACCATCTACTTTATCGCTTCGGGTAAACTCGGTTCGGCCCAGGCCAGCTCCTACATGTTTTTAGTGCCGCTTTTTGCTTTGCTTACCAGTTATCTTCTTTTAGGCGAGCGCGTCGAGCTGCACATCCTCGTCGGCGGCGCAGTCACGCTCCTGGGCGTCTATCTGATCAACCGTTCGCAGCGTGAGAGGCGTTAA